Proteins from one Gibbsiella quercinecans genomic window:
- a CDS encoding reverse transcriptase family protein codes for MKTSPPPLLVSFKSAKNLIDALPPSVSEKYEDEIKYLTEKNLPPVVSVAVVSIIFGVSSNFIASILRRKESQYRNFTIKKGTKRRKIEAPKVGLKIFQSWIGHNLSSALSFPKCVFGFIPDMNGVFEAADVHCESKWVYSLDLRDFFTSISREKVKSELINLGYSAHSAELITILCTYQGRLPQGSPASPVLSNIVFQKTDSLLLKKSEDLGIKYTRYADDLVFSGINSMPAALPELIKEVLLDEGWTIAEEKEYISCLPNRLKVHGLLVHGEKPRLTKGYRNRIRAYKHLLNSGKVKDADLDMVNGHISYAENLDRFNN; via the coding sequence ATGAAAACTTCACCACCACCTTTACTCGTTTCTTTCAAAAGCGCTAAAAATTTGATAGATGCATTGCCTCCTTCTGTATCCGAAAAATACGAAGATGAGATTAAATATTTAACTGAAAAAAACCTTCCACCAGTGGTTTCAGTAGCAGTAGTGAGCATTATTTTTGGTGTAAGCTCCAATTTTATTGCTTCTATTTTAAGAAGAAAAGAGAGTCAATATAGAAATTTTACCATTAAGAAGGGGACTAAAAGAAGAAAAATTGAAGCGCCTAAAGTGGGTTTAAAGATTTTCCAATCCTGGATAGGTCATAATCTATCAAGCGCATTAAGTTTTCCTAAATGCGTATTCGGATTCATTCCCGATATGAATGGCGTTTTCGAAGCAGCGGATGTACATTGTGAGTCTAAGTGGGTTTACTCCTTAGATCTTAGAGATTTTTTTACTAGTATTAGCAGGGAAAAAGTTAAATCTGAATTAATTAATTTGGGTTACTCTGCTCACTCTGCTGAATTAATCACCATACTTTGCACATACCAAGGACGTTTGCCTCAAGGTTCTCCTGCAAGTCCGGTCCTATCAAATATAGTATTTCAAAAAACAGACTCCCTCTTGCTTAAGAAATCCGAAGATTTAGGTATAAAATATACGCGGTATGCAGATGACTTAGTTTTTTCCGGTATAAATTCCATGCCTGCAGCACTACCAGAATTAATAAAAGAAGTTCTCCTTGATGAGGGCTGGACTATAGCTGAAGAGAAGGAGTATATATCTTGCCTTCCCAATCGACTAAAAGTTCATGGCCTTTTAGTCCATGGCGAAAAACCAAGACTCACAAAAGGTTATAGAAATCGTATTCGAGCTTATAAGCATTTATTGAATTCTGGCAAAGTTAAGGATGCAGACCTTGATATGGTGAATGGACACATTTCTTATGCGGAAAACTTAGATCGGTTCAATAATTGA
- a CDS encoding lysozyme inhibitor LprI family protein — protein sequence MINIKYFTLVFLSLLMIPPSYGKRTTDITYNVQIESCQKKYGDDSDECFSDLKDKSDSAVTDAYNKKINEINSFNISKWKNGTEDQKNDMVKFFTDNQKKWLSYRNQYCQIVSTGAQDTHEYGEILLACFLNMNNARINEINMIHPDLSENSRSEP from the coding sequence ATGATAAACATTAAGTATTTTACTTTAGTTTTTCTTTCCCTCCTGATGATACCTCCGTCATATGGGAAGAGGACGACAGATATAACTTACAATGTGCAAATAGAAAGTTGTCAAAAAAAATACGGCGATGATAGTGATGAATGCTTTTCCGATTTAAAAGATAAGTCAGATAGTGCTGTTACTGATGCTTATAATAAAAAAATAAATGAAATTAACTCATTCAACATTTCAAAATGGAAAAATGGTACAGAAGATCAAAAAAATGACATGGTTAAATTTTTTACTGATAACCAGAAAAAATGGTTATCTTATCGAAATCAATATTGTCAGATAGTTAGTACCGGGGCTCAGGATACTCACGAATATGGGGAAATATTGTTAGCATGTTTTCTTAACATGAACAATGCAAGAATAAATGAAATTAATATGATCCATCCTGACCTTTCAGAAAATAGTCGTTCTGAACCATGA
- a CDS encoding ogr/Delta-like zinc finger family protein, whose protein sequence is MLGKIKEAYYQCQNIDCSSTFKMRGSIEHVIRQPLPPQPLMASVSPPPQQRTLNRYGSHHHVH, encoded by the coding sequence TTGCTGGGCAAGATCAAAGAGGCTTATTACCAGTGCCAGAATATTGACTGCTCCAGCACCTTTAAGATGCGAGGGAGTATCGAACACGTGATCCGCCAACCATTGCCGCCACAGCCGCTTATGGCGTCGGTGTCACCGCCACCACAGCAGCGGACTCTGAATCGCTACGGAAGCCACCACCACGTGCATTGA
- a CDS encoding helix-turn-helix domain-containing protein translates to MNTCQQHRDIFSQRLKDRGLSQKGLGIAAGIDEFVASARINRYNKGVHKANIITTCQLAEALNVPLAYIYVDDDNLAKIILLFSNLPAAQQSALL, encoded by the coding sequence ATGAATACTTGCCAACAACATCGTGATATTTTCAGTCAACGTCTAAAGGATCGAGGTTTGTCCCAGAAAGGGCTGGGTATTGCTGCCGGGATTGACGAATTCGTTGCCAGTGCGCGTATCAACCGTTATAACAAGGGCGTGCATAAAGCCAACATTATAACGACATGCCAATTAGCAGAAGCATTAAACGTACCGCTGGCATATATCTATGTAGATGATGACAATCTGGCGAAAATAATCCTACTTTTCTCCAACCTGCCCGCTGCGCAACAAAGCGCATTGCTTTAA
- a CDS encoding IS30 family transposase, which produces MRRTFTAKEKASVFELWKNGTGFSEIANILGSKPGTIFTMLRDTGGIKPNERKRAVAHLTLSEREEIRAGLSAKMSIRAIATALNRSPSTISREVQRNRGRRYYKAVDANNRASRMAKRPKPCLLDQNLPLRELVLEKLVMKWSPEQISGWLRRTKPRQKTLRISPETIYKTLYFRSREALHHLNVQHLRRSHSLRHGRRHTRKGERGTINIVNGTPIHERSRHIDNRRSLGHWEGDLVSGTKNSHIATLVDRKSRYTIILRLRGKDSFSVNQALTDKFLSLPPELRQSLTWDRGMELARHLEFTGSTGVKVYFCDPQSPWQRGTNENTNGLIRQYFPKKTCLAQYTQHELDQVAAQLNNRPRKTLKFKTPKEIIERGVALTD; this is translated from the coding sequence ATGAGACGGACATTTACAGCAAAGGAAAAAGCATCTGTTTTTGAACTGTGGAAGAACGGAACAGGCTTCAGTGAAATAGCTAATATCCTGGGTTCGAAACCAGGAACAATCTTCACTATGTTAAGAGATACTGGCGGCATAAAACCCAATGAGCGCAAGCGGGCTGTAGCTCACCTGACGCTGTCTGAGCGCGAGGAAATACGAGCCGGTTTGTCAGCCAAAATGAGCATTCGTGCGATAGCTACTGCGCTAAATCGTAGTCCTTCGACGATCTCACGTGAAGTTCAGCGTAATCGAGGCAGGCGCTATTACAAAGCTGTAGATGCTAATAACCGGGCCAGCAGGATGGCGAAAAGACCAAAACCGTGCTTACTGGATCAGAATTTACCGTTGCGAGAGCTTGTTCTGGAAAAGCTGGTGATGAAGTGGTCTCCTGAGCAAATATCAGGATGGTTAAGGCGAACGAAGCCGCGTCAAAAAACACTGCGAATATCACCTGAGACAATTTATAAAACGCTGTACTTTCGTAGCCGTGAAGCGCTACACCACCTGAATGTACAGCATCTGCGCCGATCGCATAGCCTTCGTCATGGCAGACGCCATACCCGCAAAGGTGAAAGAGGTACGATCAATATAGTGAACGGAACGCCAATTCACGAACGCTCCCGGCATATCGATAACAGACGCTCTCTGGGGCACTGGGAAGGCGATTTAGTATCAGGCACAAAAAACTCGCATATAGCCACACTTGTAGACCGAAAATCACGTTATACGATCATCCTTAGACTCAGGGGCAAAGATTCTTTCTCAGTGAATCAGGCTCTTACCGACAAATTCCTGAGCTTGCCGCCTGAACTCCGGCAATCACTGACATGGGACAGAGGAATGGAGCTGGCCAGGCATCTGGAATTTACTGGCAGCACCGGAGTTAAAGTTTACTTCTGCGATCCTCAGAGTCCCTGGCAGCGGGGAACAAACGAGAACACTAATGGGCTAATTAGACAGTACTTTCCCAAAAAGACTTGCCTTGCCCAATATACTCAACATGAGCTGGATCAGGTTGCAGCTCAGCTAAACAACAGACCAAGAAAGACACTGAAGTTCAAAACACCGAAAGAGATAATTGAAAGGGGTGTTGCGTTGACAGATTGA
- a CDS encoding lysozyme inhibitor LprI family protein produces the protein MKKVLIILSALMTPIAAHAELSTGPERDACFKQNESIPAAYNCLSAQKDASSKKLDTLIAETVKRIKANNVGPFNGKEDSPETAGDVYSRRFLDAQKKWKAYRDELCLSVATELDEDSYDYQPYIDQCQINLNRNHANEIAQMGLPPAN, from the coding sequence GTGAAAAAAGTCCTCATCATCCTTAGCGCCCTGATGACACCTATAGCAGCACATGCAGAGCTTTCCACTGGGCCGGAGCGCGACGCCTGTTTTAAACAAAATGAAAGCATTCCTGCTGCCTATAACTGTCTGTCGGCCCAAAAAGACGCCAGCAGCAAAAAGCTGGATACGCTCATAGCCGAAACCGTTAAACGCATCAAGGCCAACAATGTTGGCCCCTTCAATGGCAAAGAAGACAGCCCCGAAACAGCCGGCGACGTATACAGCCGCCGTTTTCTGGATGCGCAAAAAAAATGGAAAGCCTACCGGGATGAACTCTGCCTGTCTGTGGCTACTGAACTGGATGAAGACTCCTACGATTATCAGCCCTACATTGATCAGTGCCAGATAAACCTGAACAGAAATCATGCCAACGAAATAGCACAAATGGGGCTGCCGCCAGCAAACTAA
- a CDS encoding PD-(D/E)XK nuclease family protein — MDLPALEELLTRLKSLPVAEKSEANIFSLGARRHYENPVSDLLAFFIDPDAPHGLNTLVLGGLLECLAAPVDASLLSPPAREVLTQEGTRIDLLLESEEWAMALENKIWHQQNNPFTDYSGYLEQKHPDKKPLLVVLSPEGQAPTGWTGISYSMFISVLSPKLGMACISSPLNKWQVLLREFMLHLESLMGKNTIAAETETFVIENLLNIQEAVLLKNAVVKSLQEECLLFLTERFSDRGYGVTTALNHWEGYPALRFGLSHWVSESDVVLFLDRTPGRQFEVRTYICNLTTPTLQHQAKQILIPAQHDDCWPEMSGSVFTVVSRLSRKHEEKHLMFQRVAKALDQLNEFELYHER, encoded by the coding sequence ATGGACTTGCCGGCGCTGGAAGAGTTACTGACTCGCCTCAAATCACTGCCTGTTGCTGAAAAAAGCGAGGCCAATATCTTTTCGCTGGGTGCCCGCAGACACTATGAAAACCCGGTCAGCGATTTACTCGCTTTCTTTATTGATCCGGATGCTCCCCATGGACTGAATACACTGGTTCTTGGGGGCCTTCTGGAATGCCTAGCAGCCCCTGTTGATGCATCACTTCTATCTCCGCCAGCCCGTGAGGTCCTGACCCAAGAAGGAACTCGAATCGATTTGCTGCTTGAGTCGGAAGAATGGGCCATGGCGCTGGAGAATAAAATCTGGCACCAGCAGAATAACCCCTTCACTGATTACAGCGGGTATCTGGAACAAAAACATCCAGATAAGAAACCGCTCTTGGTGGTTCTGTCACCAGAGGGACAGGCCCCTACCGGCTGGACGGGAATAAGCTACAGTATGTTTATTTCTGTTCTGTCGCCCAAACTCGGCATGGCCTGTATTTCTTCCCCACTGAATAAATGGCAGGTATTGCTGCGCGAATTCATGTTACATCTGGAGTCACTGATGGGTAAAAATACGATTGCAGCTGAGACCGAAACCTTTGTTATCGAGAATTTGCTTAATATTCAGGAAGCTGTGTTGCTGAAAAATGCTGTGGTGAAATCACTTCAGGAGGAATGCCTGCTGTTTCTGACAGAACGTTTTTCTGATAGGGGTTATGGGGTCACCACGGCACTTAATCATTGGGAAGGTTACCCAGCGCTGCGCTTCGGGTTGTCGCACTGGGTGAGTGAATCTGATGTGGTACTTTTCCTGGACAGAACACCTGGAAGACAGTTTGAAGTGCGCACATACATCTGCAATCTGACGACTCCTACATTGCAGCATCAAGCAAAACAGATACTGATACCAGCACAGCATGACGACTGCTGGCCGGAGATGAGTGGGAGTGTGTTTACCGTTGTTTCTCGCCTGTCACGGAAGCATGAGGAAAAGCATCTGATGTTCCAGAGAGTGGCGAAAGCGTTGGATCAGTTGAACGAATTTGAACTGTACCATGAGAGATAG
- a CDS encoding DUF4062 domain-containing protein, with product MDKRYQVFVSSTFSDLEEERQEVMQALLELDCMPAGMELFPATSSDQWSLIKKVIDDSDYYIVILAGRYGSIGPDGLSYTEMEYRYAIETGKPVIGFIHKDKTKLPSGRCESSQDGKDKLNSFEELVKTKLCRFWESPADLGSQVSRSLIRLIKEYPAVGWVRGNLVTSESEAKEILQLKRMIEDLEGKLASSKTTAPEGAESLSQGVDLFEFGFTFYASHSLKFYEGIQYKAMSSVSWNDIFSYVSPLMIDEISDKELHSGINRSIEKSARLALKSNEELEGLNFLEIKMLPSDFQTVKVQFRALGLIVKSEKNRSVKDKDTYWTLTPYGENLMTTLRAIKK from the coding sequence TTGGATAAGCGATATCAGGTCTTTGTTAGCTCGACCTTTTCAGATTTAGAAGAAGAGCGCCAAGAAGTGATGCAAGCCCTATTGGAGCTTGATTGTATGCCAGCCGGGATGGAGTTGTTTCCTGCTACTAGCAGTGATCAATGGAGTTTAATAAAAAAAGTAATAGACGATAGTGATTATTACATTGTCATACTAGCCGGGCGCTATGGATCTATTGGACCAGACGGACTGAGCTATACAGAAATGGAGTATCGTTACGCAATAGAAACAGGAAAGCCTGTTATTGGTTTTATCCATAAAGACAAAACCAAGCTTCCTTCAGGCCGCTGCGAGTCTAGCCAAGATGGCAAAGATAAATTAAATAGTTTCGAGGAATTAGTTAAAACCAAACTTTGTCGATTCTGGGAGTCACCGGCTGATCTTGGTAGTCAAGTTAGTCGAAGTCTTATCCGGTTAATAAAGGAATATCCAGCGGTGGGATGGGTAAGAGGTAATTTAGTAACTAGCGAAAGTGAAGCAAAAGAAATTTTACAACTAAAAAGAATGATTGAGGATCTAGAAGGGAAGTTAGCCTCAAGCAAAACTACTGCACCTGAGGGGGCTGAGTCGTTATCTCAAGGTGTTGATTTATTCGAGTTTGGTTTTACATTCTATGCTTCACATTCATTAAAGTTTTATGAAGGCATTCAATATAAAGCAATGAGTTCAGTAAGTTGGAATGATATTTTTTCGTATGTTTCACCTTTAATGATTGATGAGATTTCCGATAAAGAATTACATTCAGGGATAAATAGATCGATAGAAAAAAGTGCTCGGTTAGCACTTAAAAGTAATGAGGAATTAGAAGGGCTTAATTTTCTGGAAATAAAGATGTTGCCATCAGATTTTCAAACAGTGAAAGTTCAATTTAGAGCGCTTGGCTTGATAGTGAAAAGTGAGAAAAATAGAAGTGTTAAAGATAAAGATACATATTGGACTCTCACACCGTATGGTGAAAACCTTATGACAACGCTTCGTGCAATAAAGAAATAA
- a CDS encoding antirestriction protein ArdR, translated as MVDVICISTSWRKEHPEHATSGIVLIRNNQPHDWKNRLRGAYYERPDVITINFDNHIFIAEGDNEYDSAKCWSDKK; from the coding sequence ATGGTTGATGTCATCTGTATTTCCACAAGTTGGCGTAAAGAGCATCCAGAACATGCTACTAGTGGCATTGTGTTGATACGAAATAACCAGCCCCATGATTGGAAAAACAGGTTACGTGGTGCTTATTACGAACGTCCCGATGTGATTACCATTAACTTTGACAATCACATATTCATTGCAGAAGGTGATAACGAGTATGATAGTGCTAAGTGTTGGAGCGATAAGAAATAA
- a CDS encoding peptidoglycan-binding protein, which produces MSYHPPRVFRPSGSIGACGNNNPEDVKTFQQMIIHAGYNYIDGNHLRATGRCDLETQAAIIWYQRLLNMSPSGLVHPQEIWFFTMFSKALPPQWRPHSVGPLHVWEGQVTFDAEGQDYLTAVEPFTQAERMPNFSRVLQMPPTYRSGVTLGRGYDMKERSPGEIYTTLKHAGIEEYKAVICSKAAYLKGRQAENFVKAYGRLVGEITYEQQIKLFDITYSDKKQYARGVYNRQIKNVTNPVKWENIDPKIAEVYIDSIYQGVISTGEMAKIIANGATKSDMINFIKNDPAQMGDKRRLNIRVRALQ; this is translated from the coding sequence GTGTCGTACCATCCCCCACGGGTGTTTCGCCCTAGTGGTTCTATTGGAGCATGTGGCAATAACAATCCCGAAGATGTAAAAACATTCCAACAGATGATTATTCATGCCGGATATAACTACATCGACGGAAACCATCTTCGTGCGACAGGTCGTTGTGATCTGGAGACGCAGGCAGCGATTATCTGGTATCAACGCTTACTGAACATGTCACCTTCTGGGTTGGTTCATCCCCAAGAGATCTGGTTTTTTACCATGTTCAGCAAGGCTCTCCCGCCACAATGGAGGCCTCATTCTGTTGGGCCACTACATGTATGGGAAGGTCAGGTTACTTTTGATGCGGAAGGGCAAGACTATCTCACTGCTGTAGAACCTTTTACTCAGGCTGAACGTATGCCTAACTTCTCCCGAGTACTTCAAATGCCACCAACATACCGTTCAGGTGTAACGCTTGGTAGAGGATATGACATGAAAGAGCGTAGCCCTGGTGAGATTTATACAACGTTAAAGCATGCGGGCATTGAAGAATACAAAGCGGTAATTTGTTCTAAAGCAGCTTACTTAAAAGGTCGACAAGCAGAAAATTTTGTAAAAGCATATGGGCGCCTGGTTGGCGAAATAACTTACGAACAGCAAATAAAACTATTTGATATTACTTATAGCGATAAAAAACAATATGCCAGAGGTGTTTACAACAGACAGATTAAAAATGTAACCAATCCCGTAAAATGGGAAAATATAGATCCAAAAATCGCTGAAGTTTATATAGATTCTATATACCAGGGTGTCATATCCACTGGTGAAATGGCAAAAATTATAGCTAATGGCGCAACCAAAAGCGACATGATAAACTTTATTAAAAATGACCCAGCACAAATGGGTGATAAGCGACGATTGAATATAAGAGTAAGGGCACTACAATGA
- a CDS encoding glucan biosynthesis protein D, with translation MNRRRFIQASFALAATCGTPTLATLFTRSAWGQDGIADGRATAFDFSTLQNMARELAQKPWSGSAKPVPTALASLTPQAYNSIQYDAGHSLWNGIDSRQLDVQFFHVGMGFQRRVRMYSLDPKTRQAQEIHFRPELFNYHDAGIDTHQLEGQSDLGFAGFKVFKSPELFRRDVLSFLGASYFRAVDETGQYGLSARGLAVDTYTNTQEEFPDFTAFWFETPKASDTTFVVYALLDSPSIAGAYKFTIHCEAKRVVMDIENYLYTRKDIQQLGVAPMTSMFSCGTNERRMCDTIHPQIHDSDRLAMWRGNGEWICRPLNNPQRLQFNAFADDNPKGFGLLQLDHDFNSYQDVMGWYNKRPSLWVEPRNNWGKGSVSLMEIPTTGETLDNIVCFWQPENPVKAGDTLNFQYRLYWSGLPPVHTPLARVYATRTGMGSFPEGWAPGEHFPQQWSRRFAVDFIGGDLKAAAPKGIEPVITLSSGEAKQIEILYVEPFDGYRILFDWYPTSDATDPVEMRMFLRCQGEAISETWLYQYFPPAADKRKYIDDRQMR, from the coding sequence ATGAACCGCAGACGTTTTATCCAAGCTTCCTTCGCCCTTGCCGCTACCTGCGGAACTCCCACACTCGCAACCCTGTTTACCCGCTCGGCCTGGGGCCAAGACGGCATTGCCGATGGCCGCGCCACTGCCTTTGATTTTTCCACACTTCAGAACATGGCCCGCGAGCTGGCGCAGAAGCCATGGAGCGGCTCAGCGAAGCCGGTGCCGACGGCGCTGGCTAGCCTAACGCCCCAGGCTTATAACAGCATCCAGTACGACGCCGGCCACTCTCTGTGGAACGGCATCGATAGCCGCCAACTGGACGTGCAATTCTTCCACGTCGGCATGGGGTTCCAGCGCCGGGTGCGGATGTACTCCCTCGATCCGAAAACCCGCCAGGCGCAGGAAATCCACTTCCGCCCAGAGTTGTTCAACTACCACGACGCCGGCATTGATACCCACCAGTTGGAGGGGCAGTCCGATCTGGGGTTCGCGGGTTTTAAAGTGTTTAAATCGCCTGAGCTGTTTCGCCGCGACGTGCTCTCCTTCCTTGGTGCCAGCTACTTTCGCGCGGTAGACGAGACCGGGCAGTACGGTTTGTCTGCGCGCGGGCTGGCGGTTGATACGTACACCAACACCCAAGAGGAATTCCCGGATTTCACCGCCTTCTGGTTTGAAACGCCGAAAGCCAGCGACACCACGTTCGTGGTCTATGCGTTGCTGGACAGCCCCAGCATCGCCGGCGCATACAAATTCACCATCCATTGCGAAGCCAAACGGGTGGTGATGGACATCGAAAACTATCTATACACCCGTAAGGATATCCAGCAGTTGGGCGTGGCGCCGATGACCAGCATGTTCAGTTGCGGCACCAACGAACGGCGGATGTGCGATACCATTCATCCGCAAATCCATGACTCCGATCGCCTGGCCATGTGGCGCGGCAACGGCGAATGGATCTGTCGGCCGCTGAATAACCCGCAGCGCCTCCAGTTCAATGCGTTTGCAGATGACAATCCGAAAGGGTTTGGCCTGTTGCAGTTGGATCACGATTTCAACAGCTATCAGGACGTGATGGGCTGGTACAACAAACGCCCGAGCCTGTGGGTTGAGCCACGCAACAACTGGGGCAAAGGCTCGGTTTCGCTGATGGAGATCCCCACCACCGGCGAGACGCTGGATAACATCGTCTGCTTCTGGCAGCCGGAAAACCCCGTCAAGGCAGGCGACACCCTCAATTTCCAATATCGCCTGTACTGGAGCGGCCTGCCGCCGGTGCACACGCCGCTGGCGCGGGTCTACGCCACCCGTACCGGCATGGGCAGTTTCCCGGAAGGCTGGGCGCCGGGCGAACATTTCCCGCAGCAATGGTCGCGCCGTTTCGCCGTTGATTTTATCGGCGGCGATTTAAAAGCCGCGGCGCCGAAGGGAATTGAACCGGTGATTACCCTTTCCAGCGGCGAAGCGAAACAGATCGAGATCCTGTACGTAGAGCCGTTCGACGGTTACCGCATCCTGTTCGACTGGTACCCAACCTCAGACGCCACCGATCCGGTGGAGATGCGCATGTTCCTGCGCTGCCAGGGAGAGGCCATCAGCGAAACCTGGCTGTATCAGTATTTCCCGCCGGCCGCGGATAAGCGCAAATACATAGACGATCGCCAAATGCGATAA
- a CDS encoding site-specific integrase, whose translation MNMSPWNKDRIIGQKRPLQISHIWGIRIRLELEGKTRDLALFNMALDSKLRGCDLVNLKVSDVAYGSSVSSRATVLQQKTGSPVQFEITKGTREAVAALIKLGNLHSKDFLFRSRIGTNRHISTRQYSRIFHGWVEKLGLEASLYSTHSMRRTKPYLIYKKTKNLRVIQLLLGHKKLESTVRYLGIEVDDALEISESIEV comes from the coding sequence ATGAACATGTCACCGTGGAATAAAGACCGTATCATAGGCCAAAAAAGACCACTTCAGATATCTCATATCTGGGGGATCCGAATCCGGCTTGAACTGGAAGGTAAAACGCGTGATTTAGCTCTGTTCAATATGGCCTTAGACAGTAAGCTACGAGGCTGCGATCTGGTGAATCTCAAAGTATCTGATGTTGCATATGGTAGCTCGGTTTCAAGCAGAGCAACGGTGCTGCAACAGAAAACCGGTAGCCCTGTGCAATTTGAGATAACCAAAGGGACAAGAGAAGCTGTTGCTGCATTGATAAAGCTTGGCAATTTGCACAGTAAAGACTTCTTGTTTCGGTCTCGGATCGGAACTAACCGGCACATATCAACCCGACAATACAGCCGAATTTTTCATGGGTGGGTAGAAAAGCTTGGTCTCGAAGCTTCGCTTTACAGCACACATTCCATGAGAAGAACAAAACCTTACCTGATATACAAGAAAACCAAGAATCTCCGGGTGATCCAACTTCTGTTGGGCCATAAGAAACTGGAAAGCACAGTCCGTTATCTGGGCATCGAAGTCGATGATGCATTAGAGATATCTGAATCGATTGAAGTCTAA
- a CDS encoding peptidoglycan-binding protein, producing MIDNAGYQLATGQTLVINGRCDTATTEAIRWYQRLLNMSPNGLIQPTDTWFMQALNEASAPHWRPKHSGGPLRVQQGQITFDAEGVDYITAVAPFRQKRYPNFSRILQWPPTNSSGVTLGRGYDMGNRSSGEIFTTLKQAGIEEYKAAICSKAAHLKGRQAEQFVKVYGPLVGEITHEQQIRLFELAYQVKLNEARNLYGRISHTIPNAPAWEQLDQKIRDVIIDIFYQGVHNARALFQASIEGKNALIAHIRNTPTYMSFESHRNRIRYLQ from the coding sequence TTGATTGATAATGCTGGTTATCAGTTGGCCACCGGACAAACGTTAGTCATAAATGGTCGCTGCGACACAGCCACCACCGAGGCAATACGCTGGTATCAGCGCCTGTTAAACATGTCACCGAATGGCCTGATTCAGCCTACTGATACTTGGTTTATGCAGGCGCTTAACGAAGCCAGCGCTCCACACTGGCGGCCAAAACACAGCGGCGGGCCATTGCGGGTTCAGCAAGGCCAAATCACGTTCGATGCAGAGGGCGTGGACTATATCACCGCTGTGGCGCCATTCCGCCAGAAGCGCTATCCCAATTTTTCTCGGATATTGCAGTGGCCGCCTACGAACTCTTCAGGGGTAACACTTGGTCGCGGTTACGATATGGGGAACCGTAGCAGTGGCGAGATTTTTACCACTCTCAAGCAAGCAGGCATTGAGGAATATAAAGCTGCAATATGTTCGAAAGCAGCGCACCTAAAAGGGCGCCAAGCAGAACAATTCGTGAAAGTCTATGGCCCTCTTGTAGGTGAAATCACTCACGAGCAACAAATCCGTTTGTTTGAACTGGCCTATCAGGTAAAACTCAATGAAGCACGAAACCTCTACGGGCGAATATCCCACACCATCCCAAACGCGCCTGCCTGGGAACAGCTAGACCAAAAAATCAGGGACGTAATAATCGATATTTTTTATCAAGGCGTGCACAATGCCAGAGCGCTGTTTCAAGCCTCTATTGAGGGAAAGAATGCCCTGATTGCTCATATCAGAAACACCCCCACCTACATGTCATTTGAAAGCCACAGAAACAGAATAAGGTATCTTCAGTGA